The window TGGAGGAATGTCTTGGTTTTGTTAGTAAGGAGGATTTATCTAATATCGGTTCTGATTCTCTCTTGACGATAGCATCTCATGGGATGACTCATCGCCATCTTGAAAGTTTAACATATGATGAACAGGTCTATGAATTGGAGCAAAGTGATTTGTTATTAAAAGAGCATTGTCCATCCTACTATCCTGTAATTTCGTATCCTGATGGTTCTTTTAATTCTGATACTATTGAAATCGCAAAGGGTGTATATAGGTCGGGCTTTGCCACTAGCAAGAATACTTCATATGCTAACTTGTATACATATCCCCGAATTTGTATTGGATATACTACGGTTCAAGATTTAGTGTATGCCACATGTTTTACATTCTCGAAAGCATTGCTTCATCCATCTCGTAAAACAAGTTTTATACGAATGAACTTTTTGCTACCCTTAAAACGGTTTTTCCATCCGAATTATTAATGTGCAGTACCAAATAATCTGAAATTTAAAATGGTCTGGTTTCGAAATGATAACAACTACTAAGAGATTAACAAAGAGAGTCAATTTCAACAGTAACATTATGTGGCTGGCGATTATATTATTTACTGCTGTGATCACTGGAATAGCTCTGTGTGATGAAAAGTGGATATATTTTGGACTGATACTAAGCCCCTTTATAATTTATGTTTGCATAGAAAAACCGTATATTTTTCCTTTTGGATTATATGCATTTTTACTTCCCTTTGGTGAAGTTCTATCAGTGGAAGGATTTGAGAGCGGGGCAACGTTGACTAAATTCATTGGGGCTCTGACAATTCCGGTCTTGTGCTTTAAAGGGGCTTTTGAAAAAAGATTGAACAAGCCGGATATTGCGTCAATTTGGTGGGTTTTATTCATTACATATGGTATTTGTACTGTATGGTGGGCGGTTGAACCTGAGGCAACGCTGTCCAGAATTTCAACAGCTATGGGCTTGATAATTGTTTATTTAGTAGTTGCAAGTTATAAATTTCAAAAAAGTGAGTATGAAACAATTAAATTGTTTATGGTCGCTGGAGGATTTCTTTCTGCATTATTTGCAATCTATAACTTTGGAACCATTCAAAACTTTTCGAGAGTTAACCTGTTACATTCTGAGACAGGAAGAACGGGAGCAAGTGACTATGCATTTTCTATTGCCATTCCTATCTCCATTTGTGTTGGAATGGTAATGAAGCAAAACAGTAAAATGATTAAAGGCTTGTTTGGTTTTGCATTGGTTGCAATGATTTTTACGGTTCTGATCTCAGGCTCACGTGGTGGAATGGTTGGAGTGTCGACTATCTTTATAGTATATATCCTTTCTTCGAAGAAAAAAATAACCACTGGTATCGTGTTAATTATAATTGGGATTATACTGATACCATTTATCCCGGACTTTGTTTATGAGAGATGGGGAGCTGCAACCGAAACTGGTGGTGCCGGAAGGCTTGATATTTGGTATGTGGGGTTAAGGGTTCTGAAGAAATATTGGTTGTTTGGAACTGGGCTTGACAATTTTTATTATGCCTATGAAGAGTTTGCTCATTATGCTCCCACTTTCAAAGGAATGAACCGTAGTGCACACAATATATTCTTAAAGTATTTTGCTGAACTTGGGATTATTGGGTTTACCTTGTTTCTTTTGGCAATAATGAAACACTATAAAGTAATTAAAACACGATCTTCTCAGTATGATATTGAGGCAATTATGCTTAAAGCAGCTTTTTGGGGAATGATAGTGTCCAGTTTATTCATTGATTCTTCCTGGAGAAAATCTTTCTGGCTGCTTTGGATGATAATAATGATACGCAGGAATACTTTGAGTGAAGAAGAGATTTATGAAACAAAAAGTAACTCTATTTTAAGGTAAGTATGTCATGAACCGAAAAACTTTTTGTTTTCTCTTTGTAACCTTAAACAAGCATAAAGTAACTATCAAAACATTTTTTTATTATATTAATTTTTCAATGAGGTAATGAATGCCTGGTTTAAGCTTTCTATGTGATTTCAGGGGGGATTTGACACAAAATGAATCTATGATTTCGAAGGCATTAGATTCAATGCTTCATTATGGACATTATAAAAAAAATCTTCTTTTAAAAGAGAGAGAATTCATCTTAGCATCTACTTTTTATGAAGAATATCCCATTAAAGCATTTGAAAGTGAAGAATTCTTAATATACCTTGAAGGTAAGATTTATGATATGAGTGAATCTTTGTTAGAAGGTTATTTATATACTTTAGCAAGAAATGTATTCCAATGTCAGGATAAATCAAATGAGCAAATCAGAGATTGGTTATTAAAAACCGATGGAGATTTCGTTGTTTTTATTTTACATAAGAGTTCTAATGAAGTTGCTATTGTTAACGATGCTTTAGGTCATTTGCCTTTGTACTGCTACAAAACTGATGATAAGTTGATACTTTCCAGAGAAATACGGTTTATTTCAAAATTAATTAATAAAGCAACGTTTGACCGGATGGCAATTGCTCAATATTTATTATTTAGTTTTACGCTCGGGAAAAGGACATTATTGGAAAATGTTTTTCGTGTAGAACCATCAACTCTTGTAAAAATTAATTTTAGAAATTCAAAGATTGAAATCATTAATATACATAGGTTTAATTTTGAGAAAAAAAAATATTGGAAAAGAAAAATTAAGGAAAATGTTAATCAGTTAGCAGTTATATTTGATGAAGCTTGTAAAAACAGAACAAAGTTAGAAGGTTATAAAGATGTCCTTTCTTTAAGTGGCGGTTTGGATTCAAGGGCAGTTGGGGCGTCTTTAAAAGAAAATAACCTTCTGCTTTACGGTGCTACATATCTGGATTTAGAAAATATTCATAAAAAAGATGCAGAAGTTGCTGAACAAATTGCAAAGGAATTAAACATTGATTGGACTTTGTTCAGGATAAACCCTCCTGAAGGTAAAGACTGTTTGCGATTATTAAAAATTAAAAATGGATTGAATTTTCTTTCGATGAGCTATATTCTGCCTTTTCTGGAAGATATAAAAGAAAAATACGGTTCAAACGTAAACCTCTTCACCGGGGACGGTGGAGATAGAACAATCACCTGCATGATACCTTATAATAAATTGAAAAGCCCAAAAGATTTACTGAATTATATTGTATCAACCAATCAAATTTTTACGTTAGATGTTGTGTCAAATATTACAAGGATACAAAAAAGTGAAATAATTGATAACATTATAAGCCATGTATTATCTTATCCAGAAAAAGATTTTAATCAGAAATATGTTCATTTTATGATTTATGAAAATGCTATTAATTGGGTCGGTGAAGGTGCGGACAGAAATAGATTTTATTTCTGGACGTCAGCTCCATTATGGTCTATTCACTTTTTTAACTATGCGATGAATTGTCCTGACAGACAAAAACTCTATTACAACCTTTATAGAAAATTTCTGTATAAATTGTCTCCGAAAGTGGCTGCTATTGAATATCCAAATTGGAATGCACCTGCAATGTCAAAAAGACTGATAGTTAAGCTTTTTATAATATCTAAATTACCTCGGAAATTTAAGGAAGTGACCAAGAAATGGTTAGCAACAAATGCGAGTACATATGCAAATGACGCAAGTATTATGAAATGCTTGAATGACCAGCTTAATAGTTGTGATTATTTTTCTGAATATTTAGATAGTTCAAAAATCAGAAGCAATGCTGTTAATTATAATAAAAGACAAATTGAAACATTGTTTACTATTACATCCTATATAGAAGAATGTAAAAGTAATAAAAGTACCATAGAAAAATATAGCAGAGCTGAATTTATATAAGATCACCTCTTTTTAATTAAACACTGACATCTTAACGTAAATCATTCTGAATAATTTGAAAGTTGATAGTACTGTACAGAAATATATAGAGTTCGATAAAGTGAATTTGATAGTTCTTTCTCATATTTTTCCGAGAAAAAGTGCACCAACCTATGGTACCTTTGTTGAAGAACAAGTTCAGGCGTTAAAAAAGAAAGTAAGAGGAGAGATAACGGTTATTTCACCCATTCCCTGGTCACCCAGATTCTTATGGTTCAGAAAGAAATGGAGAGAATATGGCCAAGTAGAAAAGGAATCAGTTAGAATGGGAATAAATGTGCGTTACAAACGATATGTTTTAATACCTGGGAAGTTTTTCTTGCCTATCGAAGGATTCTTAATGTATCTGTCAGTCAGGTCTCTCATAAAAACACTTATAAAAGCAAATAAAAGCAGAATTATACTGCATGCTCATACAGTGTTACCTGATGGCCTTGCAGCCATTTTTCTTAAAAAAAAATTCGGTATCAAGATAGTATGTACCGCTCACGGCAGTGATATCAACTTGTATCCATTTAGAACGAAATTTATCTATGTAATGACAAAGTATGTACTGAGAAGGGCAGATGCACTTGTTGGAGTAAGTGAGAAACTGCAAGAAAAGATCAGGGATATTTCTCAGAGAGATGATGTTAAAGTTGTAACAAACGGGGTAAACCCCGAAAAAATTACAGGGAATAATATCAGGCTGAATACCCGTAATTTGAAGAATGATACCTTATCTATTCTATTCGTCGGAAAACTTTGCTTCGAAAAGGGGATTAAGGAACTATTAAATACCTTTAAATTATTAAGTAAAGAGCATAAGCATTTGCACCTTATCATGGTTGGAAAGAATACTATTCCTAAATGGATTGAATCCTTTATTAAGGAAAATCAAATGTACGATTCAATTACATTAACAGGGCCTGTAGATCATGAGGATCTGAAAAAATACTATTCAAGTGCATCAATATTTGTACTTCCATCACACATTGAGGGTATGCCCACTGTTATGTTCGAGGCAATGGCTAACAGGCTTCCAATCATAATCAGTCGAGTCGGAGGTGTTGAAGAGGTTATCAAAGAAGGTATTAATGGACTGCTGGTTGAGCCGCGCTCAGAAGAAGAGTTACACCGGAAACTAAATCTGGTGATAAAAGAAAAATCCTTAAGAGACGCTATCGGAATGAAGGCTTATGATGAAGTATTATCAAAATATACCTGGGATCATAATGCGGACAAAATGAGTTTTATTTATAAAGATGTCCTGCAAATCAACTAGTAATTAAGATACGTATTCAGCATCTGTCGAATCCTTTTTAATGAGTCAGTGCCGTTATCTATGTTCCTGTATTATCAATGCTAATAATCAAACAAAAGAGTTTATATTAGGAATTGATCAAAATTTTGCAAAAATGATTATTGTATATAGAGTATGATCAAAGTCTGCCACATCACTACTGTTCACAAACCTTTTGATGAGCGGATCTTCCACAAGGAGTGTAAGACGCTTGTGAATGCAGGTTTTGAGGTTTCCCTTATTGCTAAACATTATAAAGATGATATGGTTGACGGGATTAGAATTATTGCACTTCCTGAATCTAAGAACCGTATTGATCGTATGTTCACCATAACTTTCAAAGCCTTCCTGCTTGCCTTAAAGGAAAAAGCTGATATTTACCATTTTCATGATCCAGAACTTTTACTTATAGGGGTATTATTGAAATTATTTACCGGTAAAAAGATAATCTACGACGTACATGAAGATTATCAGCAAAAAATACTATCAAAAAGATGGATTAAGGAAACACTAAGAAAGCCTCTTGCATATTCTTTTAGAATTATAGAGAAACTTTCAAGCAGTTTTTTTGACTATGTATTTACTGCAGACTCTTATACTAAGTTGAAATTTGACGACAAAAAATCTAAGGTTATCGCTAATTATCCTCCTTTAAGGTTTATAAATGGTTTGAAGAAAAACAAACAAGACAGTACGTTTGAACTGATATATGTAGGGAGTATTTCTGAAGACAGGGGAGGCTATGTAATGATAGAAGCAATGAAATACTTACAACATACAGATATTGAGTTACACATACTTGGAAATTGTGATGATCAGGAGTTGATTGATCTTTTTTCTAAAATTCCAAATGTTAAATATCATGGTTGCTTACCATGGGAAGAGGTAAGTACCTATCTTATCAATGCTGATGTTGGACTTGTATTATTCCAACCTGTTCCTGGTTTTCTTTATTATCCGGGAGAGAATATTATAAAATTGTTTGAATATATGAGTGCTGGATTAGCGGTAATAATTTCAGATTTCCCAAAACTAAAAAAACTTATAAATGACATTGGTTGTGGGATTTCTGTAGATCCTGAAAATCCTAGAAAAATTGCAGAATCCATTGAATATTTGTATAAAAACCCAGATATTAAAACAGAAATGAGTGAAAAGGGGAAAAATGCGTTTCTGGAAAAATATAACTGGGACAATGAGAGTGATAAGGTGGTCAATGTATATCGAGCGATATAAATGATAATTAAGCCATTAGAACAATATGATAGAGAGTTATATGCTGAATGTGCAAAAGAATATGGCACTGTTTTCAATTCACTGGATTGGTTATTAATATTTGGTGATAAAGTACAAATTTACGGGATTTATAATAAAGGAGGAGAATTAACAGGAGGGTTTCATTTATATAAAGAGAAAAAGTTAGGTTTTTCTCTTTATTGTGATCCTCCGTTTACACCAACAATTGGTCCTTTTTTAAAGGTTGAATCAACAAATCCGGTGAGCATTATGGATACGTGGAAAAAACTGTTATCGTCACTTAGTGATTTTATTGAAAGTATGCCTTATTTAATAATCTCACTTTCTCTAGACAGGAGAATTGTAGATACGCAGCCTTTTATCTGGAAGAAGTTTAAGGTTATTCCGGGGTACACATATCTAGTAAATCTCTCTCTATCTGTTGATGAAATTTGGAGTAAAATGTCTAGCGAAAGAAGAAAAAATATTAATAAGGGATTAAAAGATGGATTGGTAACGACAAAACTTGATAACTTCGAGATAATTAAATCGCTTGTTGTTAAGTCTTTTACAAGGCAGAGGATGATAGTCAGTGAATCTTATTTAGACAAAATCCTTTTTAAATTTTCTAATAATTGCAATAGCTTTGCATTTGTCACATCCAAAAATGGGAATCCAATCGGGGGGACATTTTGTGTGTACGATAATAATAGAGCCTATTACCTTCTCGGAGGTTATGATTCTGACAAAAAACATCATGGTGCAGGGACATTATCTATGTGGGAATCTATAAAGTATGCTAGAAATTTAGGGTTAAAATATTTTGATTTTGAAGGGTCGATGATTCCTCAGATAGAAAAATATTTAAGAGGTTTTGGTGGCGAATTATCACCATTTTTTAGAATAAACAAGGCTATTATACCCATAGAAATAATTTTGAAATTTTACAAAAGGCAGCTTTTTTAATAGAAGAAAGACATTATGAATTTAACACAATTACTAAAGGATGTGATTAAAAGGAAGTCAATAGATATTGCCAGAAGGTCGGAAAGATTAATGACACCAATGGATATGGCAATTCTGACTTTGCAGGCATATAATCATTTTCCTAGTACCTTGATCGCTTTAGAGGTTTTTGGTATGCATGGTTTATGGCTTACCAGTGACTACGCTCATCTTTGCAATTATTTGGAATTGTGGGAAGTTAACCCTAAGTATGCTAAATACGCAGGGAAGTTTTTACCAAATGCTAACGTTAAAGTTGGAGATAGTATCAATGCAATAAAAACATCTCAATTACTTCGAAATGATTATAACTTCATAGTTATTGACAATCCAATATCAGGGTTCTACGGATCAAAGAAATATTGTGAACATTTTGATATTTTTCCTTCATTGATTGATAGTGTTGCTGGTAAAGCTGTTATTATAATGAATTTAGTAATAGATATGGAAGGAGTTATAAAAAGATATCCAGTTCCTCTAAATGATTGGCTTGTCAGAAGAAAAGAGTTTTACAGCTTAAGAAACGATAACGATGTGAAAAAGCTTGAAATTAATAACGCAATAAATATTTATCGTGATAAATTTATTGGCTGGAAGGTTACGGTAGAGGAAACATTTTTTATTCCGAGAAATAAGATTGTAGGTTTCCTGGTTTTAGTGATTAATAAAGATAAAGTTAAAGATGAAGATAGTAATTTCTCATGATGTCGATCACATTACTTTTTCGGAGCATAATAAGGATTTAATAGTTCCGAAGCATATTGTGCGTGGATTTATTGAGCTTGGATTTGGATACATATCAATATCGGAGACTGTCGGCAGGATTAAAAGTATCGTGCAAAATAAATGGCAAAATCTTGAAAAACTTATGCAATTTGACAGAGAAAGCAGTGTTCATTCAACTTATTTTTTCGGTGTTTCAAAAGGGAAAGGGCTAACCTATAGTAAAGAAGATGCAAGATTCTGGATAAGAAAGACATTACAGGAAGGTTTTGATGTTGGAGTACACGGAATTGCTTTCGACAATTATGATGACATAAAAGATGAGTATGAAACATTCAGAAAGTTGTCAGGTATTGAAAAATTTGGAATAAGAATGCATTATTTAAGGAATACCAATAACACGTTGCCTTTTTTGAACAAAGCTGGTTATGTTTTTGACACAACGTTATACAAATTTGAAGATCCTTTTAACGTTGGAGAACTTTGGGAATTTCCTTTGCATATTATGGATTGCTCGATTATTTGTAAAAATTCTCCATGGCAAAATCAAAATTTAGAACAAGCTAAAGAGGCAACAAAAAGAGTAATAGAAAACTGTTTTAATATGAGTTTAAAATATTTTACAATTTTATTTCATGATAATTATTTTTGTAATAGTTTTAATACATGGAAAATGTGGTATATATGGCTTATTGAATATTTAAAACAGAACAAGTTTGTTTTTATTAATTATCATGAAGCTATCAGGGAATTAGGTGGGGATAATGTCGGATAATCGAAGCATATCTATTATAATTCCTTGCCGCAATGAGGAAAAGTTTATTGGAGAATGTCTTAATTCTTTAATTGATAATGCATATGGAGAAAACAGGGTTGAGATTCTGGTTGTAGATGGAATGAGTGATGATGGTACGAGGGCTATTATTAAAAAATTTTCTGAAATGTATCCATTCATTAAACTCTTTGATAATCCTAAAAGAGTAACACCCGTAGCCCTGAATATCGGCGTAAGAGCAGCATTGGGAGAGTATGTAACAATTTTAGGAAGTCACTCAAAAGTGGACCATAATTTTATCAAAATCAATATTGATAGTTTATCAAAATTCAATGTTGATTGTGTTGGTGGCGTATTGGAAACTCTTCCGTCAAACAGTAATCTCATTGCTCAATCAATTGCTTTAGCTACTTCACATATGTTTGGAGTCGGAAACGCATATTTCAGGACCGGTGCGGACAAACCCAAACATGTTGATACCGTACCTTTTGGATGCTATAAGAGAGAAGTTTTTGAAAAAATAGGTCTTTTTGATGAGGATCTAGTGAGAAACCAAGATGATGAGTTCAACCTGAGATTAATAAAGAATGGAGGTAAGGTACTTCTGGTACCTGGTATCAAGTCTTATTACGTTGCAAGAGATTCGCTATCTAAACTTTGGAAGATGTATTATCAATATGGCTATTTTAAGCCTTTAGTTGCCAGGAAAGTAGGGGGTGTCCTAACCTGGCGTCAGCTAATGCCATCCATTTTTATTATCAGTTTAATTACCTTTGGTACTATGTCTTTGTTTGTAAAGTATTGTATATGGCTGTTTTTGTTAATTATTACGCTTTATTTATTTATTAATTTCGCATTTTCTTTTTCAATCGCCTTGCGAAAAGGTAAAAAAAAGTTTTTTCCTTTAATTATTGTTTTTTCAACTCTTCATTTTAGTTACGGATTAGGTTATCTAAAAGGCATTTTCGATTTTATCGTTTTTAAAAAATATAAGAAACAGATTATAGTGGATGTCCCGTTGACAAGATAAAGCTATAGTGGACATTTATTTTTAATTCTACGGTAACTAATAAGTAATATTTTGAATAGATTCTAAACGTTAGGTATCCAGAAAGCATTTTTAAATTTGTTATTCTTAAGAAAGAAATACATATAAGGATATTTGTATGGTATTTAATGTAGAGCGGGCGGGTTCTGAAAATGTTGGACAGATTAGTACGATTCACTTACAAGCTTTTCAAGGTGAATTTTTGAGTAGCCTTGGAAAGGGTTTTTTAGATGCGTATTATAAAAACTATCTTTATGGATCTGATCAATTATTACTGGTAGCAAAAGTACAGGATAAAACAATCGGATTTGTTTCTGGAACGCTTAATTCAGAAAAGTTTTATCAATGTCTGTTTAAAAATAATTTTTTTCTTATAACTAAATTGACCTTAAAAAGCTTTTTAGTGAATAAAAACTTTAGAAGCCATATACTCAAAAAACAATATTTTATGAAAAAAGCTATAAAATCAAGGTTTTTAGAGAAAAAAACAGATAAAAACAATCAAAAGAAAAAGGATGTAACTAATGGTAAACGTTGCAGCCTCATATCAATCGCCGTACTTGATGAATTTCGCGGTAAAGGTGTTGCTGTTGATTTAGTTGGAAGATTTGAAGAAGAGATGAAAAAGTTGGGAGCATCAACATGTGCACTTTATGTTAAGAAGGAGAATCTGAGAGGTGTAGGTTTTTATAAAAAAACAGGTTGGCAAACTTCTCCAACACAAACCAATGACTCTGTAAAGTTTACTAAAGATTTTTGTTAAAGATTTAAATAAAATGTTTTGCTCGATGAGATTAAAGTAAGATTATGATATAGCAATAGTTTCTAAAACTGGTTTCTTGAAAGGCCAAGTAACGTGAAAAATAAAATTATACCATTTACACGCCCTTTAATAGAAGAGGAAGAAAAAAGAGAGGTACTTGAGGTGCTTGAATCAGGTTGGTTAACCACGGGACCTAAGGTTAAACAATTTGAGCAGGAGTTTTCTTCATTTATTGGATCTAAGCATGCCATTGCGGTAAATTCCTGTACAGCAGCACTTCATCTTGCACTCGAAGCAATTGGGATAAAAGAAGGAGATGAAGTTATTATTCCTCCCATGACCTTTGCTGCTACTGCCGAGGTTGTTCGTTATTTTAATGCAAAACCTGTTATGGTGGACATATTACCTGATACTCTAAATCTAGATGCTGAAAAAATAGAATCTGGCAAAGGAAGAAGCTGGACAGAAGATAAAGCAAAGGCTATTATCCCTGTTCATTTTGGGGGTCTTCCTTGTGATATGGACGTTGTAATTGAAATTGCGAGAAGATATAATCTGAAGGTTATAGAGGATGCTGCACACACCTTTCCGGCTAAATATAAAGGGAAATTAATAGGAACTATTGGTGATATCACATGTTTTAGTTTTTATGCCACGAAAACAATAACGACAGGAGAGGGTGGTATGATAACGACTGATAATGATGAATATGCTGATA is drawn from Candidatus Scalindua sp. and contains these coding sequences:
- a CDS encoding DegT/DnrJ/EryC1/StrS family aminotransferase, whose protein sequence is MKNKIIPFTRPLIEEEEKREVLEVLESGWLTTGPKVKQFEQEFSSFIGSKHAIAVNSCTAALHLALEAIGIKEGDEVIIPPMTFAATAEVVRYFNAKPVMVDILPDTLNLDAEKIESGKGRSWTEDKAKAIIPVHFGGLPCDMDVVIEIARRYNLKVIEDAAHTFPAKYKGKLIGTIGDITCFSFYATKTITTGEGGMITTDNDEYADRMRIMSLHGISRDAWKRYTSEGGWYYEITAPGFKYNLTDLAAAVGIAQLKKSESMYIRRQKIALTYNEAFKDISAIDIPEVGGCGYRNGDTVHSWHLYVIKLNLDQLTIDRNQFIDELKEKGIGTSVHFIPLHIHPYYRDIYGYKPQDFPVAYEIYKRIISLPIYPKMTDEDVEIVVEAVKDVVNRNRR
- a CDS encoding glycosyltransferase, yielding MNLIVLSHIFPRKSAPTYGTFVEEQVQALKKKVRGEITVISPIPWSPRFLWFRKKWREYGQVEKESVRMGINVRYKRYVLIPGKFFLPIEGFLMYLSVRSLIKTLIKANKSRIILHAHTVLPDGLAAIFLKKKFGIKIVCTAHGSDINLYPFRTKFIYVMTKYVLRRADALVGVSEKLQEKIRDISQRDDVKVVTNGVNPEKITGNNIRLNTRNLKNDTLSILFVGKLCFEKGIKELLNTFKLLSKEHKHLHLIMVGKNTIPKWIESFIKENQMYDSITLTGPVDHEDLKKYYSSASIFVLPSHIEGMPTVMFEAMANRLPIIISRVGGVEEVIKEGINGLLVEPRSEEELHRKLNLVIKEKSLRDAIGMKAYDEVLSKYTWDHNADKMSFIYKDVLQIN
- a CDS encoding asparagine synthase-related protein; the protein is MPGLSFLCDFRGDLTQNESMISKALDSMLHYGHYKKNLLLKEREFILASTFYEEYPIKAFESEEFLIYLEGKIYDMSESLLEGYLYTLARNVFQCQDKSNEQIRDWLLKTDGDFVVFILHKSSNEVAIVNDALGHLPLYCYKTDDKLILSREIRFISKLINKATFDRMAIAQYLLFSFTLGKRTLLENVFRVEPSTLVKINFRNSKIEIINIHRFNFEKKKYWKRKIKENVNQLAVIFDEACKNRTKLEGYKDVLSLSGGLDSRAVGASLKENNLLLYGATYLDLENIHKKDAEVAEQIAKELNIDWTLFRINPPEGKDCLRLLKIKNGLNFLSMSYILPFLEDIKEKYGSNVNLFTGDGGDRTITCMIPYNKLKSPKDLLNYIVSTNQIFTLDVVSNITRIQKSEIIDNIISHVLSYPEKDFNQKYVHFMIYENAINWVGEGADRNRFYFWTSAPLWSIHFFNYAMNCPDRQKLYYNLYRKFLYKLSPKVAAIEYPNWNAPAMSKRLIVKLFIISKLPRKFKEVTKKWLATNASTYANDASIMKCLNDQLNSCDYFSEYLDSSKIRSNAVNYNKRQIETLFTITSYIEECKSNKSTIEKYSRAEFI
- a CDS encoding GNAT family N-acetyltransferase, with protein sequence MIIKPLEQYDRELYAECAKEYGTVFNSLDWLLIFGDKVQIYGIYNKGGELTGGFHLYKEKKLGFSLYCDPPFTPTIGPFLKVESTNPVSIMDTWKKLLSSLSDFIESMPYLIISLSLDRRIVDTQPFIWKKFKVIPGYTYLVNLSLSVDEIWSKMSSERRKNINKGLKDGLVTTKLDNFEIIKSLVVKSFTRQRMIVSESYLDKILFKFSNNCNSFAFVTSKNGNPIGGTFCVYDNNRAYYLLGGYDSDKKHHGAGTLSMWESIKYARNLGLKYFDFEGSMIPQIEKYLRGFGGELSPFFRINKAIIPIEIILKFYKRQLF
- a CDS encoding O-antigen ligase family protein → MWLAIILFTAVITGIALCDEKWIYFGLILSPFIIYVCIEKPYIFPFGLYAFLLPFGEVLSVEGFESGATLTKFIGALTIPVLCFKGAFEKRLNKPDIASIWWVLFITYGICTVWWAVEPEATLSRISTAMGLIIVYLVVASYKFQKSEYETIKLFMVAGGFLSALFAIYNFGTIQNFSRVNLLHSETGRTGASDYAFSIAIPISICVGMVMKQNSKMIKGLFGFALVAMIFTVLISGSRGGMVGVSTIFIVYILSSKKKITTGIVLIIIGIILIPFIPDFVYERWGAATETGGAGRLDIWYVGLRVLKKYWLFGTGLDNFYYAYEEFAHYAPTFKGMNRSAHNIFLKYFAELGIIGFTLFLLAIMKHYKVIKTRSSQYDIEAIMLKAAFWGMIVSSLFIDSSWRKSFWLLWMIIMIRRNTLSEEEIYETKSNSILR
- a CDS encoding glycosyltransferase family 4 protein, producing MNAGFEVSLIAKHYKDDMVDGIRIIALPESKNRIDRMFTITFKAFLLALKEKADIYHFHDPELLLIGVLLKLFTGKKIIYDVHEDYQQKILSKRWIKETLRKPLAYSFRIIEKLSSSFFDYVFTADSYTKLKFDDKKSKVIANYPPLRFINGLKKNKQDSTFELIYVGSISEDRGGYVMIEAMKYLQHTDIELHILGNCDDQELIDLFSKIPNVKYHGCLPWEEVSTYLINADVGLVLFQPVPGFLYYPGENIIKLFEYMSAGLAVIISDFPKLKKLINDIGCGISVDPENPRKIAESIEYLYKNPDIKTEMSEKGKNAFLEKYNWDNESDKVVNVYRAI
- a CDS encoding glycosyltransferase family 2 protein yields the protein MSDNRSISIIIPCRNEEKFIGECLNSLIDNAYGENRVEILVVDGMSDDGTRAIIKKFSEMYPFIKLFDNPKRVTPVALNIGVRAALGEYVTILGSHSKVDHNFIKINIDSLSKFNVDCVGGVLETLPSNSNLIAQSIALATSHMFGVGNAYFRTGADKPKHVDTVPFGCYKREVFEKIGLFDEDLVRNQDDEFNLRLIKNGGKVLLVPGIKSYYVARDSLSKLWKMYYQYGYFKPLVARKVGGVLTWRQLMPSIFIISLITFGTMSLFVKYCIWLFLLIITLYLFINFAFSFSIALRKGKKKFFPLIIVFSTLHFSYGLGYLKGIFDFIVFKKYKKQIIVDVPLTR
- a CDS encoding GNAT family N-acetyltransferase, yielding MVFNVERAGSENVGQISTIHLQAFQGEFLSSLGKGFLDAYYKNYLYGSDQLLLVAKVQDKTIGFVSGTLNSEKFYQCLFKNNFFLITKLTLKSFLVNKNFRSHILKKQYFMKKAIKSRFLEKKTDKNNQKKKDVTNGKRCSLISIAVLDEFRGKGVAVDLVGRFEEEMKKLGASTCALYVKKENLRGVGFYKKTGWQTSPTQTNDSVKFTKDFC